From the Solanum pennellii chromosome 4, SPENNV200 genome, one window contains:
- the LOC107016817 gene encoding F-box/FBD/LRR-repeat protein At1g13570-like codes for MSPDEQGLSLPSPDRLSNLNIHLIDDILSRLSFRDVVRVSTLSKDWEYICWRIPHVKFDQTVWKTPEDLMSPTIGFIPILDSFLRLHRGIILKVTLNIISLIVCPDVDRLIFSLDTDHLQHFVLKLPFTYPPYRLPNLFFNCSALRNLYLKECEIQLPCFFKGFNKLIRIILKSVTLSFDTFESLISNCPLLEDLVLKDIENPYFMSINAPKLRSFVFRGDIQLIHLESVPVLSNVLYAPRELVLENEDDFVNIFSSIPSLECFSWDHFEVDNGSTKLIPTRLPSDLNCLKCLFMSSITLGEFFELSFALCIIRSSPNLEEIESKECILSDGDYFECVPQEVVDEILASFSDITFNHLRTVKFYYVLFEDVEMQLIKVLLAKSPALVKMVIKPRQMETNKSLNVLVEITKFQRASSKAEVMYLVD; via the exons ATGTCTCCGGATGAACAAGGACTTAGTTTACCTTCTCCTGATCGACTTAGCAACCTTAACATTCACTTAATCGATGACATTCTAAGTAGGTTGTCTTTTCGAGATGTTGTTAGAGTTAGTACACTTTCGAAGGACTGGGAATATATTTGCTGGAGAATTCCACAtgtgaagtttgatcaaacagTGTGGAAAACACCCGAGGACTTGATGTcccctaccattggatttattccAATTCTTGATAGTTTCCTCAGGTTACacagaggaataatattgaagGTCACCCTCAATATTATTAGTCTAATAGTATGTCCTGACGTTGATCGTTTGATTTTTTCCCTCGACACAGATCATCTTCAACATTTTGTCCTTAAACTTCCATTTACTTATCCTCCATACAGGTTGcctaacttattttttaattgttcagCATTGAGGAATTTGTATCTCAAGGAATGTGAAATACAACTTCCATGTTTCTTTAAGGGATTTAATAAGTTGATTAGGATAATATTGAAATCTGTCACTTTATCTTTTGATACGTTTGAAAGTTTGATCTCTAATTGCCCGTTGCTTGAGGATTTGGTGCTAAAAGACATAGAGAATCCATACTTCATGAGTATTAATGCTCCAAAGCTAAGGTCATTTGTCTTTCGTGGCGATATACAATTGATACATCTTGAAAGTGTCCCTGTTCTTTCCAATGTTCTGTATGCGCCTAGAGAATTAGTTCTAGAGAACGAAGAtgattttgtcaatattttttcttctattccTTCTCTCGAGTGTTTTAGCTGGGATCATTTTGAG GTCGATAATGGATCAACTAAACTTATACCAACAAGGCTCCCATCAGATCTTAACTGTCTGAAATGCCTATTCATGTCTTCGATTACTCTTGGAGAGTTTTTTGAGCTTTCGTTTGCTCTTTGCATAATACGGAGCtctccaaatttggaagaaattgaaaGTAAG GAATGTATCCTTAGTGATGGAGATTATTTCGAATGTGTGCCCCAGGAGGTTGTTGATGAGATTCTTGCAAGCTTTTCggatatcacatttaatcatCTGAGAACAGTTAAGTTTTATTATGTACTATTTGAAGATGTTGAAATGCAGCTTATCAAGGTTTTATTGGCAAAGTCTCCAGCACTGGTGAAAATGGTAATCAAGCCTCGTCAAATGGAAACTAACAAATCTCTCAACGTACTCGTGGAGATAACAAAGTTTCAACGGGCATCATCTAAAGCAGAAGTCATGTATCTTGTTGATTAG